A single Cottoperca gobio chromosome 5, fCotGob3.1, whole genome shotgun sequence DNA region contains:
- the LOC115008765 gene encoding T-complex protein 11 X-linked protein 1-like — MPNRRDEADDDSPTDLPCLEKLDSPTGSPPTASLSSLMELENCVSNLNLAHEIVLNRDFCFKPRSPPPDSLEGRVTEIVHRAFWDSLQEQLNNNPPNYSHAIVLLQEVKTMLQSLLLPGHVRLRSQLDEVLDMELIRQEVDHGALDLHRLAGYITNTMASLCAPVRDPEVRVLRDLRDPVELLREIFRVLGLMKSDMVNFTIQSLRPHLLQQAVRYERAKFQQILDQQPASLDDTTAWLQAAALEEAAAVRAQSDESPSPDSRGPVSATAVLNRAYMRLLDWDRQDEKYPEAVLMDRARLDVLGQRLHMLLLEASVLLLTSAQCGGIVFSLQGFVGKLRRSITALLEGSQTREADLKGALLGLGETVLQLVTEAVHGQGGTAVPQESQDLLKGQISELWKHNNPVRTLSRRKGTGLPPGHAAGSC; from the exons ATGCCAAATCGTAGAGACGAGGCTGATGATGATTCCCCCACTGACCTTCCCTGTCTGGAAAAACTTGACTCTCCCACAG GGAGCCCACCCACCGCCTCATTATCCAGTCTGATGGAGCTGGAAAATTGTGTTTCCAACCTGAACCTCGCGCATGAGATAGTGTTGAACAGAGACTTCTGCTTCAAACCCAGGAGCCCTCCTCCAGACAG TCTGGAGGGCAGAGTGACGGAGATCGTTCATCGGGCTTTTTGGGACAGTCTTCAAGAGCAGCTGAACAACAATCCTCCAAACTACAGCCATGCTATCGTTCTGCTCCAGGAAGTCAAGACT ATGCTTCAGTCCCTGCTGCTGCCCGGTCACGTCAGACTGAGGTCTCAGCTGGACGAGGTGCTGGACATGGAGCTGATCCGGCAGGAGGTCGATCATGGAGCTCTGGATCTGCACAGACTGGCAGGATACATCACCAACACCATGGCGTCTTTATGTGCACCTGTGAGAGACCCAGAGGTCAGAGTACTGAGGGACCTCAGGGACCCCGTGGAACTCCTGAG GGAGATCTTCCGCGTCTTGGGCCTGATGAAGAGCGACATGGTTAACTTCACCATCCAGAGCCTGAGGCCGCACCTCCTGCAGCAGGCCGTGCGGTACGAGAGAGCCAAGTTCCAGCAGATCCTGGACCAGCAGCCGG CTTCTCTGGACGATACCACCGCTTGGCTTCAGGCAGCAGCGTTAGAAGAGGCGGCCGCCGTCAGAGCTCAGTCTGATGAGTCACCCAGCCCTGACAGCCGCGGCCCTGTCAGCGCCACCGCTGTCCTCAACCGGGCCTACATGCGTCTGCTAGACTGGGACCGACAAGACGAAAAATATCCTGAG GCTGTGCTGATGGACCGAGCCCGCCTGGACGTTCTGGGCCAGCGGCTCCATATGTTGCTCCTGGAGGCATCTGTGCTGCTCCTGACCAGCGCTCAGTGTGGGGGCATCGTTTTCTCCCTGCAGGGGTTTGTAGGTAAACTCAGGCGGTCCATCACTGCCCTGCTGGAGGGCAGTCAGACCAG AGAAGCTGACCTGAAGGGGGCGCTGCTGGGGCTCGGGGAGacagtgctgcagctggtgaCCGAAGCTGTGCACGGCCAGGGAGGAACAGCGGTGCCTCAAGAGAGCCAGGATCTGCTGAAAGGACAAATATCTGAGCTGTGGAAGCACAACAACCCTGTCCGCACACTCAGTAG GAGAAAGGGTACAGGGCTTCCTCCAGGCCATGCTGCAGGGTCCTGCTAA